The genomic segment CTCGGCCTGCTTGCGATCGGTAATGTCGATATCAATGCCCGTCATATTAAGCGGAATGCCCATAGCGCTATAGAAAACCCGCCCTAAGCTCAAGATCCAGCACACCGTGCCATCGGACCTGATGACCCGTAACTCAACATTGTACTCGGCCTGTTTATGAACCGCGTCATGCAGCGCGCGCTCAACCCGAGGTAAATCGTCGGGGTGAACCATAGCCATGACGCTTTCGTAGCAGTCGTCGCGATCGCGATCGAGGTCAAATAGGCGTTTTACGTTGTCAGAAAACTGCACCACATCAAGCTGAATATCCCAGTCCCAGCTGCCCATGCGGGCGGCTGCCATAGCCAGATTTAGGTGTTCCTGGTGGCGTTGTAGGGCAATTTCGGTTTGCTTGAACTCGGTGATGTCTCGCCAGGCGATAATGCCGCCAGTGATCGTGCCCTCCTGGTTGTAAATTGGGCCAGCGTTGCACAACAGCACCAGTCTTTGCCCAGCCGCGGTTTGCAGTAGCCATTCCTCGTTGGTAATGACCTCACCGTTTTGCACGGCGCGGGTGAGGGGCAGCGCTTCGGGGGTGGCGAGGCTGCCGTCGGGGGAAAAAACCTGCCATGCTTTTGGATGGGCGGCGGCGGGCAGGCCCTCCACTTCTTCTAAGGGGCGCCCAGTCAACTGTTGCCCGTAGCGGCTGACTTGGCGAACGCGCACATCGGGCGCATCGGCGATGGTAATGCCTTCGGGAATGTAGGCCATCAAGGCATCGAGGGTGCGTTGGCTGGCTTCAGCCTCCTGATTTTTTTGCTTTAGGGCGATTTCAACGCGCTTGCGATCGCTAATGTCGGCCAGTGCACCGGGAAAAATCACGGCATTGCCCTCGCTGTCGTATTCAGCCTGCCCGCGCGCAATTACCCAACGCTCCTCACCCTGGGGATTGCAGATGCGAAACTCGGCGGCACAGCTGTCTCCAGTGGCGATCGCCTGGTCAATAGCTGCCGCTACCCGCTCCCGGTCGTCCGGGTGAATGATGGCGATAAACTTCTCCAGACGCACCCCGGCAGCAACGCGCTCGGGGTCAAGGCCAAGCAGTTGGGCAAAGCTGCGGTTGGCCACCACCCGATTTTTGCGAATACTCCAGCACCAGGTGTAGACCGACCCGGCAGAGAGAGCCGCTTCTAGCTGAATTAGGGCTTTGCGCAGCTGCAGTTCAGCCTGGTTGCGATCGCGCAGGGCCGCCTGCTGCTGGCTGATATCGACTGTAGAACCCACCACGCGCACCACCTGCCCCTGCTCATCGCGCACCAGGCAGCCCCGCTCCCAGACATCGACCCAGCGATCCTCCTCGTGGCGAATCCGGTAGTCTAATTCATAGAGCTGGCTAGAGCTGGCGAAGAGCTCCAGCATGCGGTGGCGCAGTCGTGCCCGATCGTCCGGATGAATGCGATCTTCCCACCACCGCGATGTGGGTGGGGCCTCGGCGGCAGGCACCCCAACTAGATCGAACAGTTGCTCAGAGCGGTAGACGCGATCGTCCCCGTCTAGGCTCACCTTGCTGACGTCAAACACCAGCCCATTCACCGCTTGAACAACGAGCTGAAAGCGCTCCTCTAGGTACTTCTGGTCATCGATATCGATCATGGTGCCCACCCAGCCCGTGAGCTGTCCGTCGGGGTCGTGGGTGGGCACACCCCGGTTCATCACCCAGCGATAAACACCATCGTGGCGGCGCAGACGGTGCTCGATGGCAAAGGTCTGGCCTGCGGCCATCGCTTCGGTCCACCTGAGCAGGGTGGGGTCATAGTCGTGGGGTTGGCAGCCAGCACCAGCCACCTCCATCGACTCGGCTGCATTGCGGCCAGTGTACTCATACCAACGCTGGTTCCAGTAGTTGATGGCCCCTGTGCGATCGGCTATCCACACAATTTGCGGCAGGGCGGCGACCAGCGCTGCGTAAGGAGGCTGGGGGTTCGCAAGTGCGGCTTCGAGCGAGGTGGTGCTGGGCTGATGGTTTAAGTTTGCTGAGGCGCTAGGTTTAGCGCTCCCTTCAGGTATCGCCGATCGCAGCGCTAAACTTAGCGCCTCGGGGGTGAGCTGATCTCTCACTAAATAGTCGGCAGCTCCAGCTTTGAGGGTTGCCACAGCCGTTTTAAGATTGTTCTCGCCTACAACAACTATGGGCGCAGCTTCTCCCCACGACTGTTGCAGCTGCTTGAGCCGGTCTCCGCCATCCCCATCTGAGGGGTAAAGGTCAAGCAAAATGCTATCGACCTGTAGCAGCTGGTCTTGGCTTACCTGGCCATTACCAGAGGGGCCAACTACCCGGTAGGAGAAAGCTGCCTCGGGCTGCAGCATGTGCCTCAAGCGATCAGCCTGTCCAGGCGAGCTACTGACCAATAGAACTGTTCGCTCTGGGGGTGTCATAACAAGACTGATGGTGCAAACCTTGAATTGGCCCCGTTGCAAGGAGCGATCGCCCATTGCAACCGCTAGCTGTTAGACAAGCGCAGCCCCCAAAAAAGCTGTGAACCCCAAAAATAGGGCGATGGGTGCAAATTGCTGAAGGGATCTTATATTGTCTACTACGACACCAGGAATATGTCTAAGGGAATAAATACTTAGGGCAGTACTATAGCGGCTGGTGGAGCGGGTCATCACTGTGGTTTGAGCACCGTCTAGCAGCGGCAGAGCCCATAGCTAAAGCGTCTGCTGCCTCAATTGCCCGCAATGGCGACTTCATTAGTTGCAGCTTCTCTATCTGAAACTGTGATCACTAGTACATCGTCATAATGCACCTCAGCCCAAGTTAGGTTGTTGAGTGGCGATAAGCTCAACTTTGCTGAGCTGTGCTCGCTGACGTTAAAGTGCACCTGGTAGCCTAGGCTCTCAAAGCAACCTTTTAATGTCTGCATCAGCAGTGGATCACTTGAAGGGGATTGACCCTGCCAGATGGTTACACATTTCGCCTCTTTGGCCCAGTCTTTGGCAGATAAAAGGCTGTCTGTGCCGCGATAATGACGCATCACCGCGCCGCGGATGCGCTTTTTGCTGACCTTTTCACCTAGGGCGATCGACAGCTTTTTCCAAAGCTTATAGCCCACCGATTTCTCAACATACTCAGGATTGAGCGGGTGAATCTCTTCATAGGTTTTTCCTTCCCAAGAGCCGAGAAATATGCGGCTTTCTAAATCGTTAAGGCGTCTTCCTTCAGTGTTGTAAAGAGCATTGTCGACAAATATGAGCGCAGCCTGAGGTGTAATTTCTTCTGGATTGAGTGTCTTTAATCTATCTTGCATTACGAATACCTCTTGAACTGCATGAAAAGGAATTCGCTCCTTCTTGGTTGGTAGAAAAGCGACGGGGGCTGAAATTTATGCATCATTCTAGGTCTGGCAAATATGTTCAAAGCTGATCCAGATCACACTCAAGAGTGATAATACGGGTTTGTGGAATCATAAAAATCACACTCAGGCCCTATGTATTTGGCTAAACTTTATCTAAGTCTGACAAAAACCTCGTCTGTTATTGAGAAACTCTGAGTTTTTAAGAGGTTTGCAGCAGTCAGTTGGTTTTTATGACGGTTTTCTAAGGCAAGATTATTGCTGGAAATTTTCGCTCAAGTAATGAGTTTTTATGGTTGATTAAATTGTTTTAAGCAGGAACATTGTGTTTATGTTCTCTCTCCCTAGGGTGCCAACTCGACTCGGTTAACTATGCATTGAATGAATGGAGGGAAATCATGTCTCAAAATCTTTTTAAGTCTGTAGAAAGCCGGCTTTGGGAGAGCTACAGCACCATGTTTGGCTGTACTGCGCTGAGCTATTGGCAATCTTTTACGACGCTGGCCAACGAGATTATCTCCTACCTGCAAGGCACTGATGCTCCCTATCACAACGCTGACCACACTCTGCAAGTGATGTTGGTGGGGCAGACGATTTTAGCAGGGCGCTATCTGCAACACCACGACCTAACTCCCCAAGACTGGCTCAACGCCATGGTCGCTCTGCTCTGCCATGACATTGGCTATGTAAAAGGTATTTGCCCTGGCGACAACAAGACGATCAATCACTTTGTCACCGGACAGGGAGACGGCTGGGTAGCGTTATCATCTCGCTCAACGGATGCTAGTTTGACCCCTTACCACGTGAGCCGGAGCCAGAGGTTTGTCCGCCATCGGCTGGCAGAACAGTCCCTAGCCGATGTTGATGTTGTCGTAGATTGCATCGAACACACCCGGTTTCCTGTGCCGCCCGAGTCTAAATATCAAACCACCAACGATTTGCCGGGGCTATGCCGAGCTGCTGACCTGCTGGGGCAGCTAAGCGATTCCGATTACCTCAAGAAGCTCTCATCTCTATTTTGCGAATTTGCAGAAACAGGAACGAATACCGCGCTGGGATATAAGTCTGTGGCCGATTTGCGGGCTAACTATCCCCACTTCTATTGGTATGTGGTGTATCCATTCATTCAAGCAGCGCTTCGGTACTTAGCCGTAACGGCCCAAGGGCGCGAGGTGATTGCTCGCCTCTTTACCAACGTGTATCTGGTGGAGCTAGAGCAGTCGTTGTCTGAGACGGGTTCAGCAGGCTTAAAACAGCAGGCCGCTAGCCAAAAAGTTTTGCCCTTTTGCCTTACCGACAACCTCGGCTATGGCTTGTAGACCTGGGATCATTTTTCGATTAGCTAGCTTGGGTGTCGCAAAATCTATCCACAGAACCATATCGCTCTAGCGGCAGTTCTGAGACAGTGTTGACGAATTGATCAGGGCGATCGCAACTACATGGCTCAAACATGGCTTTGGATTGGAGTAGGTTCTATGGCGCTGGGCGCTGCATTCTTTGGCTTTGGTGCCCACAGCGCTAAGACCGAAGGCTGGAGAAAGCTGTATACCCTCAGCTTCTTTATCTGCTTGATTGCTAGTGCTTTGTATCTATCTATGGCGCTGGGCCAAGGTCAGCTCATGCTCAACGATCGCCCCACGGTTTGGGTGCGCTACATTACCTGGTCACTGTCTACGCCGCTGCTGCTGCTGATCTTTGCCTTTTTAGGCCACACTAGCCTGACGCTGACCGGCAGTTTGCTAGGAACCAACGCCTTTATGATTGCGACCGGGCTGGCGGGAGCCCTCTCCCCTGACCCTATCAACTACATTTGGTATGTCGTCAGCTGTGCAGCATATTTGGCTGCCGTCTACCTCCTGTTGGTGCCCTTTAGGCACGAGGCCGAGCGCAATCGCCCCCGTACCAAGAAGGTTTTTGGCCAGCTAGTTGCTGTTCATTTAATTCTCTGGACGGCTTACCCAATCGTTTGGATTTTAGCTCCCACTGGTATTGACGCCATTGGCCAGGATTTTGAAACTATGTTCTACACAATCTTAGATATCTCGTCTAAGGTTGGCTTCGGCCTGCTCTCGCTCAACACCTATAGCAAAATTGAGCATATTGGCGCTGCTACAAAAGATTTAGAACCCACGGCTTCGCTGCGATAAAGGGCGAGTTTTAGTAATTGACTTCCTGCCGATACTTGGGATGGGTATCGACAGAAAGTCACTTTAGTTGGCTCTAAAGAAATTGCTTCAAAATAACAGTTACCTATTCAATTCACTGCATTTTTGCGAGGGATGGTTTGCAGAGCTAGGCGCGATCGCAGATCACAATCTTGCTAAGGGATGAGGTTAGCCAAACTGTGATCTGCTCCTAATGACAGTGCTGGGCTTTATGATAGCCACGTTAACATCTCTTTAGAAATGTCGCAGTTGTTATAGATCGGGCGATCGCAGCTAATCATGACGGGTCTTTGCCCTGCGACGGCTGTAATCACTACTTAATTACCATGACTGACCAAAATAACCGCTCTAACCAAGTTGGCAATCCTAAAGAGGCCGAACCGGGCCGTGGGGCTCCTGGCAATCAGTGGGCTGTGCAAACGGCTCAGTCAACCAACGTCAACCCTGCTGATGAAGTGATTCCATCTAATGTCGATGTGGAGAAAAATCGGCAGCAAATAGCAGACTACGCCGCCCAAGAAGAGGGAACTCTACCAACCTCCCATGGCTTCGTCATCGATGAGTCCGGCAGGATTGACAACTTTGCCGTTGAACCCCCTATGTACGTCGAAGAGTAGCGCTCAGCCTTCATGGGTAGCAACGTTACCAAATAGAACTTTCTATTCACTCAAAAGTTACTAAGGAGGCGCTATGCCAATTTCTATTCGAGATGATGTGGTGTTTATCATCCTCAGCAAGGTCAACGAATTTAATCAAGAAAATCAGCAGGGAGACATTGATTTTTCTTCTACCGATTTTACTGGTCTAGGATTGACTGAGTCCGATCTACTGGGACACCTAGACTATCTGAATCAGAGGCAGTATATCAAAGCCGAATTTAGCGGCAATGCCTATGCCAATCAAGAAGATGTGCCTAGCGTAGTAGATTCAGACGAGGTAGGATTTCGTGTGGCCAACACTTATGGTGCCGCAGACGGTCCCCTGCCTCACCTAATTGAGTTTAAGCGAGCTACGCTGACTGAAAAGGGTCAGCGCATGC from the Nodosilinea sp. FACHB-141 genome contains:
- a CDS encoding PAS domain-containing protein, whose product is MLQPEAAFSYRVVGPSGNGQVSQDQLLQVDSILLDLYPSDGDGGDRLKQLQQSWGEAAPIVVVGENNLKTAVATLKAGAADYLVRDQLTPEALSLALRSAIPEGSAKPSASANLNHQPSTTSLEAALANPQPPYAALVAALPQIVWIADRTGAINYWNQRWYEYTGRNAAESMEVAGAGCQPHDYDPTLLRWTEAMAAGQTFAIEHRLRRHDGVYRWVMNRGVPTHDPDGQLTGWVGTMIDIDDQKYLEERFQLVVQAVNGLVFDVSKVSLDGDDRVYRSEQLFDLVGVPAAEAPPTSRWWEDRIHPDDRARLRHRMLELFASSSQLYELDYRIRHEEDRWVDVWERGCLVRDEQGQVVRVVGSTVDISQQQAALRDRNQAELQLRKALIQLEAALSAGSVYTWCWSIRKNRVVANRSFAQLLGLDPERVAAGVRLEKFIAIIHPDDRERVAAAIDQAIATGDSCAAEFRICNPQGEERWVIARGQAEYDSEGNAVIFPGALADISDRKRVEIALKQKNQEAEASQRTLDALMAYIPEGITIADAPDVRVRQVSRYGQQLTGRPLEEVEGLPAAAHPKAWQVFSPDGSLATPEALPLTRAVQNGEVITNEEWLLQTAAGQRLVLLCNAGPIYNQEGTITGGIIAWRDITEFKQTEIALQRHQEHLNLAMAAARMGSWDWDIQLDVVQFSDNVKRLFDLDRDRDDCYESVMAMVHPDDLPRVERALHDAVHKQAEYNVELRVIRSDGTVCWILSLGRVFYSAMGIPLNMTGIDIDITDRKQAELALQQTTERLNVALKSAPISLFNQDLDLRYTWIYNPTHDLDKDQVIGQRDEDLASPETAARLTYLKRQVITTGIGLREEVKVVANGQTSYYDLTIDPIHDDQNAIIGVTCAAVDISERVQIATERQQATTALQESEDCLRMAIESANMGIWDWNLLTNQLNWDTGCKAIFGLPPEADSSPERFYEGVHPDDRDRIRQVIAESLTQETGGNYDVEYRVIGLQDRVERWVRAKGQTYFDGDGNPLRFTGTILDITQQKQAEVAREQLLCREQAAREAAERANRIKDEFLAILSHELRSPLNPILGWAKLLQTKKLDAEKTARALETIERNAKLQTQLIDDLLDIAKILRGKLKIEPASVDPVFVVEAAIETVQAAADAKSIRIQTDLPEIGPIQGDGARIQQIIWNLLTNAIKFTPEQGQITIQLTQVDHWAQLKVTDTGQGIRPEFLPHIFESFRQADASITRQFGGLGLGLAIVRYLAEAHGGTISADSPGEGKGATFTVSLPLLNQRPSPRKMAALPGQIDLTGVRVIAVDDNPDGLALLTLLLGEYGAEVLGLESAAEVLSNLASFQPHVLVSDIGMPGMDGYELLRKIRALPPEQGGQISAIALTAYVREEDSQKALDSGFQRHLSKPIEPDAIARAVAQLVQS
- a CDS encoding HD domain-containing protein is translated as MSQNLFKSVESRLWESYSTMFGCTALSYWQSFTTLANEIISYLQGTDAPYHNADHTLQVMLVGQTILAGRYLQHHDLTPQDWLNAMVALLCHDIGYVKGICPGDNKTINHFVTGQGDGWVALSSRSTDASLTPYHVSRSQRFVRHRLAEQSLADVDVVVDCIEHTRFPVPPESKYQTTNDLPGLCRAADLLGQLSDSDYLKKLSSLFCEFAETGTNTALGYKSVADLRANYPHFYWYVVYPFIQAALRYLAVTAQGREVIARLFTNVYLVELEQSLSETGSAGLKQQAASQKVLPFCLTDNLGYGL
- a CDS encoding bacteriorhodopsin, whose translation is MAQTWLWIGVGSMALGAAFFGFGAHSAKTEGWRKLYTLSFFICLIASALYLSMALGQGQLMLNDRPTVWVRYITWSLSTPLLLLIFAFLGHTSLTLTGSLLGTNAFMIATGLAGALSPDPINYIWYVVSCAAYLAAVYLLLVPFRHEAERNRPRTKKVFGQLVAVHLILWTAYPIVWILAPTGIDAIGQDFETMFYTILDISSKVGFGLLSLNTYSKIEHIGAATKDLEPTASLR